DNA sequence from the Chitinophaga flava genome:
TGGCATTTCGGGTCCTTAAATAAGCTGGTGGGAAAATTGATTAAGTGCAGTATCTAATGTAAAACGGCATAGTAACGAACTTCTGAAGTTAAAATGGGCAATCGGTATTACAAACAATCATGCAACAACCCCTTGGGGCAACGTTACCAGAATATTTCTCTTCAACAAATTAACCCTGATCAATATTTTTTCTTTTCCTTCCGCCCTGATCACTTCTGCAGACAAGTCTTTCAAGGCTCCCTGCGTAATCGTCACCTGACGCCCGGGTGAATACTCTTCGGATGTAATCTCATAGGATGTACGTTCTCCTGTTATAAGTCGTATATTGTTCACTATCACTTCACTGACACGGGCAATTTGTTTTCCGAATTTGACATAATAGAGGAATCCTTCGGCTTTCATTACCTCGTAATACTTACTGATATCATCCAGGAACACAAACAGATAGGATGGAAACATAGGCATTTCGACATATCTTTTTTTACCACCCCAAATACGTAAAGAATAATTCATAGGCAAAAAGGACAGGATACTTTTAAAGTCAAGCACCGTAGCCACTTTCCGCTCATACCTTGGCCGTGTGTAAATAACGTACCATCCAGAGGGAAAACTGTTCATTTGAGGAAAATTTATTAACAAAATTGATGCATAGATTATCTTGTGGGTCAAACTTGGGTTGACAACACTTATTTATTTTTCATCATCGACTTAGTGACGATAGTTTTGGTAATATTTTGAGTGGCTAATTTTCCAATATTCAGACATCGTAAATATAGCCGTCTTATTTTGTTCAATTCACGTGCAGCCCTAAGTTTGAAAAATGGTATGCGTCAAAAATCTGTTATAAACCACTTTCACATGACGTAGTGAAAAATGCCCCTCTTTTATCGGGGTGCAGCCTGATCCAGAAAACAGTTTTGATGACACTGACAGTGCTTAATGCTATATTATACATCCCCAAACATTAGTATGAGTATTTGGCATACTTACATCTAATCTCTTTTTCAAGTGCTCTCCTATTTTTTCAAAAACTTATCGAATGATTGCTCGTGATAGTTATCGTAACAGAAACACCTGGTTGTGACAGTGTTAATATAGCAAGACATTTCATGACACAGCTATCGCTACGATTAACCGCCCTTGGGTAGCAGTTAAATTTACTCTAAACCTTGTCCTGTGGCTTATTTAACGAGTTAACCTGGGATTATCCGGTTATTAATTTTACATGAATTCTTCTTAACCAACAGCAGGAGTAATTCATGTAATATAAAAACATTAAATTATTTCTCAAAAAAAAATTTTAGTTATCCATAACGCTAATTAAATGTTTATGTTATGGTATGTTCCTTTCCTGTTACTTAAAAAAATATGCTTGTCAAGCCCCGCCAGGTTAAGCCATTGCAGTAATATTTTATTTGCGCCATCAGCACCCGGAAACTTAAATACCAGCGTGTTTTCGTTAGGTAATGAATCAAGTCGCGCACTTCTCTTTTCCAGAATCGAGCGGGCGATAGGATGAAGCGTTAGGGTTGCTGGTTGCCCTGTTTTTGACTGAATTATTCCGGTGACCAAAGTGGGCCCTTTTATTTGATCCCATGATAGTGTTTTACATCGCACCAACGAAGTCCTGTATAACAGCTAAGTATAAACGCCTCTTGTACATCCTGATTAAGGCAGGGGTAGCAAGAAGCTGTAAATATTCCTCTACTTCCAGGAGATCTTTCAATATGGTACTTGGATTATATTTTGCAGCTACTTCCTTCGATGGGCTTTTGATATAATATCTATTGCTAGCAGCATTAAGTACTCATTTGAAGCGGGTAAAGTAACCACCAGGTGTCTCACCGGTGTATTCATCTAACCAATAGCACCGAAATTCTTTGCATAAGTTTTCTGTAACCTCAATAGGAGAAATAAAATCCTTTTTCAGAAATTCTTTAAACTGCGCAAAGCTGTTGGATAGGTGCCGGTTTCCGTCCCGTTTGTTTTTCTCTACATATTCATCGTAGTAATCTAAAAAGTTAGCTTTGAATTTATGCGGTGGGATATAGGCAGATCCGATAGCCTGTTGTTCAATTGTCTTTTCATTTTTCTTTACATTTCCCAATTTACGGCACTACAGTTTTTCGGGCGGAGGTCAGGATGGAAATAGGTTATATGTATCAGTTGGTAAAATTTGGTAAAAAAAATTTTAGCTAACAGTACAGGTAAAACAATCTACCTTCCATAGCTGGATAAGTTTAATATGCAGTGTAAAAAAAACATCAATTTAAATCTATATTTGTAATGTATCTATACAGTCCCTATGAAAATATTTCTACTCCGTTTTACTCTTTTCTTATTTATTATCACCCCGTTATTTAGCCATGGCCAGGGCAGGATCAGCAGCTTTTCCGAACCGGCTCAAATGGCAGGACTCACCGAGGCCTTTCTTATAAAAGAAGACAGAGGATTTATTTATATGGCAGGCCAGGTAGGCGATACTGCCGGCAGCAGGTATCCGGTAAAAGCTATTCTTAAAATGGATCCGGATGGCAATACATTGTGGAGTTATTCCATCAATAAGGAGATGGATGGAGAATCATATAGTAATGGTAGCCCCTATAATAACGAATATGCCCGCAGTGTCATCGCATCAATGACTATGGACAGTAACTATGTTTTTGCTTATTTGTATAACTATTACACTCCGACTGCGCTCCATGAAATCCGCTGTCTTGATAAGCAAACCGGCAACCTTGTCTGGAAAGTAAGTGCTCCCGGTCAGGTACAGGTCATGAATACGACCGGTGGAAAGTACTTTGCCTACACTTACAGTAGCTACTATGGGAATAATTACACGCTCCTTGACCGTTACACCGGGAAAGCAGTGACTTCACGAACGATCCCTTCACTATCACGTTATGAGTTTGAGACCGACGGTACTGCTTACCTGTTCTATCGCGATACGATCGCCCGGTATAGTACGCCATTTCTGGATAGTAAAGTATGGGAAGTAAAGGTCGCATCAAGGTATGGTAGCATTACTAATATCAGTCCTCAGCCCGATGGAAACCTGTATTTCTTCGGGAACAACGAGAACAAGGCATTCTTCGGGCAGGTATCCAAAGCAGATGGCAGTACAGGCTGGATATCATTTCCCTCCGCTCTGCAAGATGACAGAATCACCAGTTTTAAATTCAAGAACAACAAGTTGTATGTTTCCGGTATTCATCAATACTTCGGAAGTGCTTCCACTGCATTCAATATTGTCGCTGCAGATCAGGCAAGCGGCAGTATATTGTTTAATAAGTTTTATAATGACAAGGGAGAAGCTGACTACCGGCTAGGTTCTCCTTACTTTGGGATCAATAGCGTAGATGTGGACGAGTTGGGTAACGTATATGCGTCCGGGTATGAAAATGCTGATGATTCCCGTACAGGTTCATGGGCGGTGATAAAACTCTCCCCCAATGGAAGTTTCATTTATCATAAACTAATTGATGCTGGGCAACCTAGAGCTTACCAGACACAAGGTCTAAAGACAATGGTCATCAACAACCGGGTGATACATGCCGGTAATCTGAGTATCACCGGTAAAATATGGGCCAGCCTCGTTGCGACTGACACCTCCGGAACATTTAATCCATTGTTTCAGAAGACACCATCTGTCCGCATTCAATATGGCAGTGCTGTGAAAGTGGTCCGGAATTTCTCTTCCAATGCCTATGCAGTATTGAAACAAACCGGTAACCACGCTACACTTGAATATATCAATACCATCAATGGTAACCTGATGTGGTCCAGGAAGATTAAAGGCGCTACCTATATAGAAGCAGACAGAATGGCCATTACAGCAGATCGGAAAATTGTTGTCACAACGCTGGCACATCCTGCCTCAACGGCCTTCCTGGATTACCAGAAGATACCCGACAGTATTTATATCACGCAGTATGATTCTACAGGTACTACAGTTAAAAAATATGATTATTATATCGGCGATAGGAAGGATTTCCATACTATTCAACTGTATAATTCACCTGATACCAATACTGCAGTGGTATTTTCACAGGTAGATTTCTATAATACTCCCTTATCCATACATTTCTTCAACCCTGCAAGAGCCTCTGAAAGAATTGGTGGTAGCTGGGGATATATTTCTAGTACATGGTCACCTATTCCTGGGAATCAGCAGATTCTTTTCCCTGTATCCCGGGACAGTTCCGGCATGATGCGGACAACCTTTGGTACGACCTACTCCCCATCATCCAGCTCTTACTGGTCCTTTATGTTTAATGACAATAGTCCAGCCGGTTATAAGCAAGTAGAGTGGCAAAGTACGTACGGCAACTACGCTGCACACAATCTGGCCGTTTGTGACAGTAATAGCATACTTTCCGTTGGTAAGAACGCCAATCAGCGTTATGTGATAACGCGTTACAACTACAGAAAAAAGGTGTTTGAATGGGAAGAATGGAGAGACAACGGCGCTACGATAGAACTGGCACTCACCGGTGAACAAAAGGTATACTGGGCGGGTAAAAAGGACCACTCACTTGTTATCAGACAACTGGATAGTAAGACCGGCGTTGGAACCTGGGAGAAACAGGTCGCACCAGCCGGAGACAATCAGTATTATGTACCGCTGGACCAGGCATATAACAACATCCGTCATCAGTATGTGGTTACCGGTTATATCGCTGATAGCTCCGTACTACCGGTCAGGCAACAGCCATTCTATATCATCACAGATACCACCGGTACGGTTGTTCAAAGCTGGACCAGCCCTGCAGACTATCGTCAGTTCAACCAGTTAAACAGTGTGGATATTACAGCGTTTGGCCAAACCATTATAGGAGGTTCTTTATATAAAGATCCGAACGGTCTTGCTGGTATCCTGATTGAGGCGGATTTGCCGATACTGCCACCACAGGAACAGGCCCTAACACAATGTGAAGCTACTCCGCTTACCCTTGATGCAGGTATAAACGGTACTGCCTACCAGTGGCA
Encoded proteins:
- a CDS encoding phage integrase SAM-like domain-containing protein, which translates into the protein MGNVKKNEKTIEQQAIGSAYIPPHKFKANFLDYYDEYVEKNKRDGNRHLSNSFAQFKEFLKKDFISPIEVTENLCKEFRCYWLDEYTGETPGGYFTRFK
- a CDS encoding T9SS type A sorting domain-containing protein; translated protein: MKIFLLRFTLFLFIITPLFSHGQGRISSFSEPAQMAGLTEAFLIKEDRGFIYMAGQVGDTAGSRYPVKAILKMDPDGNTLWSYSINKEMDGESYSNGSPYNNEYARSVIASMTMDSNYVFAYLYNYYTPTALHEIRCLDKQTGNLVWKVSAPGQVQVMNTTGGKYFAYTYSSYYGNNYTLLDRYTGKAVTSRTIPSLSRYEFETDGTAYLFYRDTIARYSTPFLDSKVWEVKVASRYGSITNISPQPDGNLYFFGNNENKAFFGQVSKADGSTGWISFPSALQDDRITSFKFKNNKLYVSGIHQYFGSASTAFNIVAADQASGSILFNKFYNDKGEADYRLGSPYFGINSVDVDELGNVYASGYENADDSRTGSWAVIKLSPNGSFIYHKLIDAGQPRAYQTQGLKTMVINNRVIHAGNLSITGKIWASLVATDTSGTFNPLFQKTPSVRIQYGSAVKVVRNFSSNAYAVLKQTGNHATLEYINTINGNLMWSRKIKGATYIEADRMAITADRKIVVTTLAHPASTAFLDYQKIPDSIYITQYDSTGTTVKKYDYYIGDRKDFHTIQLYNSPDTNTAVVFSQVDFYNTPLSIHFFNPARASERIGGSWGYISSTWSPIPGNQQILFPVSRDSSGMMRTTFGTTYSPSSSSYWSFMFNDNSPAGYKQVEWQSTYGNYAAHNLAVCDSNSILSVGKNANQRYVITRYNYRKKVFEWEEWRDNGATIELALTGEQKVYWAGKKDHSLVIRQLDSKTGVGTWEKQVAPAGDNQYYVPLDQAYNNIRHQYVVTGYIADSSVLPVRQQPFYIITDTTGTVVQSWTSPADYRQFNQLNSVDITAFGQTIIGGSLYKDPNGLAGILIEADLPILPPQEQALTQCEATPLTLDAGINGTAYQWQMDNGSGYVNIINNANINGASNRLLNIISTPAAWNGYRFRCLVDGKKDKIFNLTVAPSPIVSITSSDTLIVAGNNVTFTAQTSNATNYTYQWMVNNVDAGNSNAVFTLSPDKDVTVLIKMTGSQTCSGSLTTVISNSIKVRVGPKPVPVPDINAAVQPVTYPNPVTNTVILDLSLADKWASLEILDLQGNRRLLLNDIRNRSKVNIPVAALNAGIYILKLHAENGVNKSTRFVKQ
- the nusG gene encoding transcription termination/antitermination protein NusG → MNSFPSGWYVIYTRPRYERKVATVLDFKSILSFLPMNYSLRIWGGKKRYVEMPMFPSYLFVFLDDISKYYEVMKAEGFLYYVKFGKQIARVSEVIVNNIRLITGERTSYEITSEEYSPGRQVTITQGALKDLSAEVIRAEGKEKILIRVNLLKRNILVTLPQGVVA